The following coding sequences are from one Rutidosis leptorrhynchoides isolate AG116_Rl617_1_P2 chromosome 11, CSIRO_AGI_Rlap_v1, whole genome shotgun sequence window:
- the LOC139875132 gene encoding F-box/FBD/LRR-repeat protein At1g13570-like, with translation MSSDIIPMIQPFFCKENVHFLIVDENVTIDSNNYNTKRRLVTCTEVDRFSNLPENLIDLILEKLPIQDAVKTHVLSKRWRYKWTSMRSLVLDKRFSEKFAKKGAFGHNGFIRITNQIFYFLKGPILKLHLHIPNMILDSFQEVDQWMLSLSRDGVRELVIINKKRRYQLPCYFFRCLELRKLKLGNCIIKPSLEFQGFLYLKNLSLKNIEFGANLHGTIINIPQLKKLKLFECTNVYNFKIKSTKLFVLVVISCPDATLLQLLNSKSVGLVFLKPIQGVERVNLASLLSNMPCLCILLINGYFLQFSIAENIPKWLPHPANSLELLTLYEFKFGDLFQLQGVLCILRNSPNLERLDFDNQDLENMHLDLDVKPALAYLEAFDCLHQTLNGLKTINIMDVERSRPLLLFIKLLLEHSPTLEKISIRPRETSDANEKFNFAKDVIRFPRASSKAELVYLDP, from the exons ATGTCATCCGACATCATTCCCATGATACAACCCTTCTTTTGTAAGGAGAATGTTCATTTCCTGATAGTtgatgaaaatgttactatcgacA gtaataattataatactaagagGAGGCTTGTAACTTGTACCGAAGTGGATAGATTCAGTAACTTGCCCGAGAATTTGATTGACTTGATTTTAGAGAAGCTTCCAATTCAAGATGCTGTGAAGACACATGTTTTATCAAAAAGATGGAGGTACAAATGGACCTCAATGAGGTCGCTGGTTCTTGATAAACGTTTCTCTGAAAAGTTTGCCAAAAAAGGAGCTTTTGGTCATAATGGGTTTATTAGGATCACAAACCAAATCTTTTACTTTCTAAAGGGTCCTATCTTAAAGTTACATCTTCACATACCAAACATGATTCTTGATAGCTTTCAAGAAGTCGATCAGTGGATGTTATCCTTGTCAAGAGACGGTGTTAGAGAACTTGTCATTATTAATAAAAAACGACGTTATCAACTTCCATGTTATTTTTTTCGTTGTCTAGAATTAAGAAAGCTCAAACTTGGAAACTGTATCATTAAACCATCACTCGAGTTTCAAGGGTTTCTCTATCTCAAAAATCTCTCGCTCAAGAATATTGAATTTGGGGCTAACTTGCATGGAACTATCATCAACATACCACAACTTAAGAAGTTGAAACTGTTTGAATGCACCAATGTTTACAATTTCAAGATCAAGTCTACAAAGTTGTTTGTGTTAGTGGTCATAAGTTGCCCTGATGCAACTTTGCTTCAGTTATTGAATAGTAAATCGGTTGGTTTAGTTTTCCTAAAACCCATTCAAGGAGTTGAAAGAGTTAATTTGGCTAGCTTGTTAAGTAATATGCCATGTCTTTGTATTTTACTTATCAACGGGTATTTTCTCCAG TTTTCTATTGCAGAAAATATTCCCAAGTGGCTTCCACACCCTGCTAATAGTTTAGAGTTACTCACCTTATACGAATTCAAATTTGGTGATTTGTTTCAACTTCAAGGTGTTTTATGCATTCTTCGGAACTCGCCTAACTTAGAACGACTTGATTTCGATAATCAG GATCTTGAGAACATGCATTTGGATTTGGATGTGAAACCAGCATTAGCTTATTTGGAAGCGTTTGACTGTTTGCACCAAACATTGAATGGATTAAAAACTATAAATATAATGGATGTCGAAAGATCAAGACCTTTGTTGCTGTTTATAAAGCTTTTACTTGAGCATTCTCCCACTCTTGAAAAGATATCAATCCGACCCCGTGAAACTAGTGATGCGAATGAAAAATTCAACTTCGCTAAGGATGTTATACGGTTCCCACGAGCTTCCTCGAAAGCAGAACTTGTCTACTTGGATCCTTAA